A single window of Castor canadensis chromosome 3, mCasCan1.hap1v2, whole genome shotgun sequence DNA harbors:
- the LOC109679045 gene encoding olfactory receptor 11H6-like yields MEGMTSEDRNTSQPVSDFILLGFPCSREIQIFLFSIFLVTYILTLLGNMAIVCAVRWDHQLHTPMYILLANFSFLEICYVNSDVPNMLVNFLSRTKTISFTQCLLQLYFFFSLGTTECLFLSIMAYDRFLAICRPLHYPTIMTTKFCSILVIFCWVYGFLWFLIPVILITQLPFCGPNVIDDFLCDLSPLLALAAACVPIPGTVLICGTMSSLLIFATFFYIIGSYTLVLRAVMQVPSATSRKKAFSTCSSHLAVVFLFYGSVMITYVSPGSGQAKGMQKFTTLFYSVLTPFFNPMIYSLRNKEMKDALKKVLGGS; encoded by the coding sequence aTGGAAGGAATGACCTCAGAAGACAGAAATACCTCCCAGCCCGTGAGTGACTTCATCCTCTTGGGCTTCCCTTGCAGCAGGGAAATACAGatcttccttttctccatatTCTTGGTGACTTACATCCTGACTCTGCTTGGAAACATGGCCATCGTGTGTGCTGTGCGCTGGGACCACCAACTCCATACCCCCATGTATATTCTGCTGGCCAACTTCTCCTTCCTGGAGATCTGCTACGTCAACTCTGATGTGCCAAACATGCTGGTCAACTTCCTCTCCAGGACCAAAACCATCTCCTTCACTCAATGCCTTCTGCAGTTGTACTTCTTCTTCTCTCTGGGCACAACTGAGTGCCTATTTCTCTCCATCATGGCCTATGACCGGTTCCTGGCAATTTGCCGCCCCCTGCACTACCCCACCATAATGACTACTAAGTTCTGTAGCATCCTGGTCATCTTTTGCTGGGTTTATGGTTTCCTTTGGTTTCTTATTCCAGTGATACTCATCACCCAACTGCCATTTTGTGGCCCAAATGTGATTGATGACTTTCTGTGTGATCTCAGTCCCCTGCTGGCCCTGGCTGCAGCCTGTGTTCCAATTCCAGGGACAGTACTCATATGTGGCACCATGAGCTCCCTTCTCATCTTTGCCACCTTTTTCTACATTATTGGCTCCTATACCCTGGTACTGAGGGCAGTGATGCAGGTGCCCTCTGCCACTAGCCGGAAGAAAGCTTTCTCCACCTGCTCCTCACACCTAGCTGTCGTGTTTCTCTTCTATGGTTCAGTCATGATAACATACGTGAGCCCAGGGTCAGGACAAGCCAAGGGCATGCAGAAGTTCACAACTTTATTCTACTCAGTTTTAACCCCTTTCTTCAACCCTATGATCTACAGTCTCCggaataaagaaatgaaggatGCCCTGAAAAAAGTTTTAGGAGGTTCCTAA